In one Grus americana isolate bGruAme1 chromosome 1, bGruAme1.mat, whole genome shotgun sequence genomic region, the following are encoded:
- the PAX4 gene encoding paired box protein Pax-4, protein MQHRAPSSVNQLGGLFVNGCPLPACKRKRIIELAACGVRTSDISRSLKVSNGCVSKILGRYYRTGAVEPKAIGGSKPRLATPEVVARIAQLKLEQPSLFAWEIRRQLHAEGVCASNRTPSVSSINRVLRNLPSDLRLAAERAGAAVSPGTQHPPQSSASDRRLPLSTQHRNRTIFSSKQSEALEKEFQRGQYPDTVTRERLAAATQLPDTTIRVWFSNRRAKWRREAKQKLEAGSAGSWCNWMLPHGAAVAAFHPCSATATGSAQHPPATPAASPQPLHGHGHGLTAYPHTPAPLHLCTSGPRAWDDACCGKTAGRGAGTPGHSQGGSRR, encoded by the exons ATGCAACACCGAG cacccagcagcgtGAACCAGCTGGGGGGTCTCTTCGTGAacggctgccccctccccgcctgcaagaggaagaggatCATCGAGCTGGCGGCATGCGGCGTCCGGACCTCGGACATCTCCCGCAGCCTCAAG GTGTCCAACGGCTGCGTCAGCAAGATCCTGGGCCGCTACTACCGGACGGGGGCCGTGGAGCCCAAGGCCATCGGGGGCAGCAAGCCCCGCTTGGCCACCCCTGAGGTGGTGGCCCGGATCGCGCAGCTGAAGCTGGAGCAGCCGTCCCTCTTCGCCTGGGAGATCCGCCGGCAGCTGCACGCCGAGGGCGTCTGCGCCAGCAACAGGACCCCCAGC GTCTCCTCCATCAATCGGGTGCTGAGGAACCTGCCCAGCGACCTGCGGCTGGCGGCTGAGCGGG CTGGTGCCGCCGTCTCCCCGGGGACCCAGCACCCTCCACAGAGCTCCGCATCCGACCGACGACTCCCGCTGAGCACCCAGCACAGGAACAGGACGATCTTCTCCAGCAAGCAGTCGGAGGCCCTGGAGAAAG AGTTTCAGAGGGGACAGTACCCGGACACCGTCACCCGGGAGAGACTGGCCGCAGCCACCCAGCTCCCTGACACAACCATCAGG gtCTGGTTCTCAAACCGACGAGCGAAATGGAGACGCGAGGCCAAGCAGAAGCTGGAGGCTGGCAGTGCAG GCTCCTGGTGCAACTGGATGCTGCCCCACGGGGCGGCCGTGGCTGCTTTCCACCCCTGCTCCGCGACAGCCACCGGCTCCGCACAG CATCCCCCAGCCACCCCCGCCGCCTCGCCACAGCCCCTCCACGGCCACGGCCACGGCCTCACCGCCTACCCTCACACCCCGGCCCCGCTGCACCTCTGCACCTCTGGTCCCCGTGCCTGGGATGACGCTTGCTGCGGTAAAACGGCCGGGAGGGGGGCTGGGACCCCCGGGCACAGCCAGGGTGGGAGCCGGCGGTAG